From the Elusimicrobiota bacterium genome, one window contains:
- the rpsJ gene encoding 30S ribosomal protein S10, whose protein sequence is MVATTQKIRIRLRAYDHKVLDDSLTKIVETAKRTGATISGPVLLPTDKRKYTVLRSPHTDKKSREQFEMRIHKRLIDILEPTPKTVEELMKLDLPAGVDVEIKA, encoded by the coding sequence ATGGTAGCAACGACACAAAAAATTAGAATTAGGTTACGCGCGTACGATCACAAAGTTCTTGATGATTCGTTAACAAAAATTGTGGAGACCGCGAAACGTACAGGTGCGACTATTTCCGGGCCGGTATTGTTACCGACGGATAAACGCAAATATACGGTATTGCGCTCGCCTCATACAGACAAGAAATCAAGAGAACAGTTTGAGATGAGAATTCATAAAAGATTAATTGACATTCTTGAACCGACTCCCAAAACTGTTGAAGAATTGATGAAGCTTGATTTACCGGCTGGCGTGGATGTTGAAATTAAAGCATAA
- the rplC gene encoding 50S ribosomal protein L3, with translation MLKKLLGTKVGMTQIYDSSGKAVPVTVIAAGPCYVIRKKTVATDGYNALQLGFGDRPRKVNKPKTGYFVKANATPNSIPVKYLKEFRVNDIDKWQVGQEIKADTFVVGDHVDVRSRTKGHGFSGVVKRYNFAGGPSTHGQSDRQRAPGTSGGQEPQRVIRGKRMPGHYGYDWCTIQNLRVEKVDAEKNLLLLRGAVPGANRGLVLIEKSVKKEKVVVVVKKDDKAKKKKG, from the coding sequence GTGTTAAAGAAATTGTTAGGAACAAAAGTTGGGATGACGCAAATATATGATAGTAGCGGTAAAGCTGTTCCTGTAACAGTAATTGCTGCGGGGCCATGTTACGTAATACGTAAGAAAACGGTTGCTACCGATGGGTATAATGCGTTGCAGTTGGGATTTGGTGATAGACCAAGAAAAGTTAATAAACCCAAGACCGGATATTTTGTGAAAGCTAATGCAACGCCAAACAGTATACCTGTAAAGTATTTGAAAGAGTTTAGGGTTAACGATATTGATAAATGGCAGGTCGGGCAGGAGATTAAGGCGGATACTTTTGTTGTTGGTGACCATGTTGATGTTCGTTCTAGAACAAAAGGGCATGGGTTTTCTGGTGTGGTTAAACGCTATAACTTTGCCGGCGGTCCGTCTACACACGGACAATCTGATCGCCAGCGTGCGCCTGGTACCAGTGGTGGACAGGAGCCGCAGCGTGTTATCAGAGGTAAACGTATGCCAGGACATTATGGCTATGATTGGTGTACAATACAGAACTTGCGCGTTGAAAAAGTTGATGCCGAAAAAAATTTGTTGTTACTTCGCGGAGCAGTCCCGGGAGCAAACCGCGGGTTGGTATTGATAGAAAAAAGCGTAAAGAAAGAAAAAGTTGTGGTAGTTGTGAAAAAAGATGATAAAGCTAAGAAGAAAAAAGGGTAA
- the rplD gene encoding 50S ribosomal protein L4 — protein MGIPLFSAVGENVGTASLPPVFEGKANKKLLYEVVKSYLARQRQGTASTKRRDEVSGGGKKPWRQKEAGRARAGSIRSPLWRHGGIVFGPKPRSYYVDIPKKKKKMALLSALMSKTKDMFVIQDIIITEAKTKKAAQLLKKIGLSGDKLFIVVDKMDKNIVRVFNNIDGVTLFTAADLNAYHILSSRKILLTQKALDVVIEKFKDINVKGEESK, from the coding sequence ATGGGAATACCGTTATTTAGTGCAGTAGGAGAAAATGTAGGGACAGCGTCGTTACCTCCGGTGTTTGAAGGTAAGGCAAACAAAAAGTTGCTTTATGAAGTTGTAAAATCGTACCTTGCACGTCAAAGGCAGGGGACAGCTTCTACCAAACGGCGGGATGAAGTATCAGGTGGCGGAAAGAAACCGTGGCGGCAAAAAGAAGCAGGTCGTGCGCGTGCGGGTAGTATAAGGTCGCCTTTGTGGAGACACGGCGGTATTGTTTTTGGGCCAAAACCGAGGTCTTATTACGTCGATATACCAAAAAAGAAAAAGAAGATGGCATTACTTTCCGCATTAATGTCTAAAACAAAGGATATGTTTGTTATACAAGATATAATTATAACTGAAGCAAAGACAAAAAAGGCCGCGCAGTTATTAAAAAAAATTGGTTTATCAGGTGATAAATTGTTTATAGTTGTTGATAAAATGGATAAAAACATTGTGCGGGTGTTTAATAATATTGATGGTGTAACACTTTTCACTGCAGCTGACTTGAATGCATACCATATTTTGTCAAGCAGGAAAATATTGTTAACCCAAAAAGCGCTGGATGTTGTAATTGAGAAATTTAAAGATATTAATGTTAAGGGAGAAGAGAGTAAATGA
- the rplW gene encoding 50S ribosomal protein L23 has protein sequence MNPYEIIIRPIVTEKGTALKEKNNQYLFQVKVKSTKGQVKQAVETLFKVKVKKVVTMITGGKKQRLRMGAPEGRRPDWKKAIVTVAEGQRIDLEEKV, from the coding sequence ATGAACCCGTATGAAATAATTATCCGGCCTATTGTTACCGAAAAGGGTACGGCGTTAAAAGAGAAAAATAATCAATACTTGTTCCAGGTAAAAGTGAAGTCAACAAAAGGACAGGTAAAGCAAGCGGTGGAAACATTGTTTAAAGTTAAAGTTAAAAAAGTAGTAACAATGATTACCGGTGGAAAAAAGCAACGGTTGCGTATGGGCGCGCCAGAAGGGCGGCGTCCTGACTGGAAGAAAGCTATTGTTACCGTTGCTGAGGGTCAGCGGATAGATCTTGAAGAAAAGGTGTAA
- the rplB gene encoding 50S ribosomal protein L2: MGIKTYRPYTPSRRFITTLDNRDVITKKKPMRKLTVALRKQGGRNNTGQLMVRHQGGGHKQRYRIIDFRRDKLNMPAVVNAIEYDPIRSALIALVKYEDGTYKYILHPIGLKVGDIIMSGENIDIRVGNALPLDKIPEGTMVHNIEILPGKGGVMVRSAGATAQVMAKEGEYAHLRMPSGETRMVLLRCMATIGQVGNIEHENVVLGKAGRSRHIGIRPTVRGTKMNSVDHPHGGGRGHSKGGNHPQSPWGQPAKGYRTRKKKVWDQFIIRRRQDAKVLG, encoded by the coding sequence ATGGGTATTAAAACTTATAGGCCGTACACGCCGTCTCGCAGGTTTATTACGACACTTGATAACAGGGATGTTATCACGAAGAAAAAGCCTATGCGGAAACTTACGGTAGCGTTAAGAAAACAGGGGGGAAGGAATAATACTGGCCAGCTTATGGTGCGCCATCAGGGCGGCGGGCATAAGCAAAGGTATAGGATTATTGATTTTCGTCGGGATAAACTTAATATGCCGGCAGTCGTTAATGCTATAGAATACGATCCTATCCGTTCGGCACTTATTGCATTAGTGAAATATGAAGACGGTACGTACAAGTATATTCTTCACCCTATTGGATTAAAAGTAGGGGATATTATTATGTCAGGGGAAAACATTGATATTCGTGTAGGTAATGCTTTACCATTAGATAAAATCCCTGAAGGTACTATGGTGCATAATATTGAAATCCTTCCCGGTAAAGGCGGGGTCATGGTGCGTTCTGCAGGAGCGACAGCACAGGTTATGGCAAAAGAAGGTGAGTATGCACATTTGAGGATGCCGTCCGGTGAAACGCGGATGGTATTGTTAAGATGTATGGCAACAATCGGGCAGGTGGGAAATATTGAACATGAGAATGTTGTGCTTGGTAAAGCCGGACGCAGCCGTCACATCGGTATCCGCCCGACAGTTCGCGGTACAAAAATGAATTCTGTTGATCATCCGCATGGCGGCGGGCGAGGGCATTCAAAAGGCGGAAATCATCCGCAGTCACCCTGGGGCCAACCGGCAAAAGGGTATCGCACAAGAAAGAAAAAAGTGTGGGATCAATTTATTATTCGACGCAGACAAGATGCCAAGGTATTGGGTTAA
- the rpsS gene encoding 30S ribosomal protein S19, with protein sequence MSRSSKKGPYVDQTLMLKIQKMQQTGEKKVVKTWARACMIIPEFVGYTIAIHNGKKHLPILITEQMVGHRLGEFSPTRRFSGHGEAHTKEATELT encoded by the coding sequence ATGAGTAGATCGTCGAAAAAAGGGCCGTATGTTGACCAGACCCTAATGCTGAAAATACAGAAAATGCAACAGACCGGAGAAAAAAAGGTTGTCAAAACATGGGCGCGGGCATGCATGATAATACCGGAATTTGTCGGGTATACAATCGCGATACATAACGGTAAGAAGCATTTACCGATTTTGATAACAGAACAGATGGTCGGGCACAGGCTTGGTGAGTTTTCACCGACCCGTCGGTTTTCCGGTCACGGTGAAGCGCATACTAAGGAAGCAACGGAACTCACATAA
- the rplV gene encoding 50S ribosomal protein L22, producing the protein MEAKAIARNQRISPRKVAQVLNTIRGKSVNDAMNKLSFMTKSAKKVVEKTLFSAVSNAGKNVDVTHLKVKKAWVTEATHMKRIKAAAQGRAVTFRHRISHLTIVVGD; encoded by the coding sequence ATGGAAGCAAAAGCTATTGCGCGTAATCAACGTATAAGTCCGCGGAAGGTAGCACAGGTGCTTAACACTATTCGCGGGAAGTCGGTTAATGATGCTATGAATAAATTATCGTTTATGACAAAATCAGCAAAGAAGGTTGTAGAGAAGACATTGTTCTCTGCAGTGTCAAATGCAGGGAAGAATGTGGACGTTACGCACTTGAAAGTAAAGAAAGCGTGGGTCACGGAAGCGACACATATGAAACGTATTAAAGCCGCTGCACAAGGCCGTGCGGTAACGTTTCGTCACAGGATTTCGCATTTAACGATTGTTGTTGGTGATTAA
- the rpsC gene encoding 30S ribosomal protein S3 → MGHKVPPKAVRLGYIEQWESKWYAPKRDIPDLIEEDYKIRELLKEKLKYASVSRIGIERPGKMLKINIFTARPGLVIGRRGTEIETLRTDLENKFGKKVGIYVLEIKQPEIDAQLVADGIAMQIERRISQKRAMKMAIERAMQNGALGIKIMVGGRLGGNEIARTEWAKDGRVPLQTFRALIDFAKARAYNTYGVTGIKVWVFRKEFYKKTDRELLDDARPVSKEQIEQLEKVELNADKAEIIVGGEE, encoded by the coding sequence ATGGGGCATAAAGTTCCGCCAAAAGCTGTAAGGTTAGGTTATATTGAACAATGGGAATCAAAATGGTATGCACCTAAGCGTGACATTCCGGATTTGATCGAAGAAGATTATAAGATACGTGAGTTATTGAAAGAAAAACTTAAATACGCATCTGTTTCGCGTATTGGTATAGAACGGCCGGGTAAAATGTTGAAAATAAATATTTTTACTGCTCGTCCGGGATTAGTCATTGGCAGGCGTGGAACAGAGATTGAAACATTGCGTACGGACTTAGAAAATAAGTTCGGAAAAAAAGTTGGGATATATGTCCTTGAAATTAAGCAGCCGGAGATTGACGCGCAGTTAGTAGCGGACGGTATTGCGATGCAGATAGAGAGGCGTATCTCTCAAAAACGTGCAATGAAGATGGCTATTGAACGGGCAATGCAGAACGGTGCGCTGGGTATTAAGATAATGGTTGGTGGACGGTTAGGCGGTAATGAAATTGCCCGGACTGAATGGGCAAAAGATGGACGGGTGCCATTACAGACATTCCGTGCATTAATCGATTTTGCAAAAGCGCGGGCGTATAATACTTACGGCGTTACCGGAATTAAAGTATGGGTTTTCCGTAAGGAATTTTATAAAAAGACTGACCGTGAACTGCTTGATGACGCAAGGCCGGTCAGCAAAGAGCAGATTGAACAATTGGAGAAGGTTGAGCTTAATGCGGATAAAGCGGAAATTATAGTAGGCGGAGAGGAATAA
- the rplP gene encoding 50S ribosomal protein L16, translating to MPLMPKRVKYRKAQRGKMKGYSKGALEISFGEYGLRALESVWITQRQMEAMRLTLARFLKKGGRIWFRIFPDRPVTKHPAESRMGKGKGDPDHWVAVTKAGRIIVELGGVSAADAKEALRLIQYKLPIPTKIVARDL from the coding sequence ATGCCGTTAATGCCAAAAAGAGTTAAGTATCGCAAAGCCCAGCGGGGTAAAATGAAGGGTTATTCAAAAGGTGCATTGGAAATATCTTTTGGCGAGTATGGATTACGTGCATTGGAGTCTGTATGGATTACGCAACGACAAATGGAAGCAATGCGTTTAACACTTGCGCGGTTTCTAAAAAAAGGCGGGCGTATATGGTTCCGCATATTTCCAGATAGGCCGGTAACGAAGCATCCGGCGGAATCGCGTATGGGTAAAGGTAAGGGCGATCCGGATCATTGGGTAGCGGTAACTAAAGCGGGGCGGATTATTGTTGAGCTAGGCGGGGTAAGCGCAGCTGATGCTAAGGAAGCGTTGAGATTGATACAGTATAAGTTGCCTATACCTACAAAAATAGTGGCACGGGATTTGTGA
- the rpmC gene encoding 50S ribosomal protein L29, translating into MKKKQWTEIKEVGLNELQARLTEMKSKLAQLRFSKRTTGLKNPLEIRNLRRDIARIMTLINTKQGSGVKK; encoded by the coding sequence ATGAAAAAAAAGCAATGGACAGAAATTAAGGAAGTCGGGTTGAACGAACTCCAGGCACGGTTGACTGAAATGAAGAGTAAACTTGCGCAATTGAGGTTTAGTAAACGCACTACCGGATTAAAGAATCCGCTGGAAATACGTAATCTTCGTCGTGATATCGCAAGAATTATGACGTTAATAAATACTAAACAGGGAAGTGGAGTGAAGAAATGA
- the rpsQ gene encoding 30S ribosomal protein S17 — MKKVLVGTVKSDKNNKTRTVVVRTQSRHPVLEKFVRKSKSFFVHDEQNASHEGDVVEIQECRPRSKNKRWLLLNIVKKSEKLDKIAAEEEQVTLLTEQKLKGEVVVTAEKPATNKE, encoded by the coding sequence ATGAAAAAAGTATTAGTGGGTACAGTGAAGAGCGATAAAAATAATAAAACCCGTACGGTTGTTGTGAGAACACAGTCACGGCATCCGGTTCTAGAAAAGTTTGTTAGAAAAAGTAAAAGTTTTTTTGTGCATGACGAACAAAACGCTTCGCATGAAGGTGATGTTGTGGAGATACAGGAATGCAGGCCGCGGTCAAAAAATAAACGGTGGTTATTGTTGAATATTGTTAAAAAGTCTGAAAAACTGGATAAAATTGCCGCAGAAGAAGAACAGGTAACGTTATTGACCGAACAAAAACTTAAAGGCGAAGTTGTTGTAACTGCGGAAAAGCCTGCGACAAATAAAGAATAG
- the rplN gene encoding 50S ribosomal protein L14: MIQERAILKVADNSGAKLVRCLRILGGTGRRYAFIGDIIIASVRDALPTDKIKKGEVVRMVVVRTVKEHRRPDGSYIRFDDNAGVIIDETGEPKATRVFGPVARELRDKNYLKIISLAPEVV; encoded by the coding sequence ATGATTCAAGAACGTGCAATTCTTAAAGTAGCGGATAACTCTGGCGCTAAGTTGGTACGTTGCTTGCGTATCTTAGGGGGTACCGGGCGAAGGTATGCGTTTATCGGTGATATAATTATAGCTTCAGTGCGTGACGCGTTGCCAACTGATAAAATCAAAAAAGGCGAAGTTGTGAGAATGGTTGTAGTGCGTACAGTAAAAGAACACCGTCGTCCCGATGGTAGTTATATTCGTTTTGATGACAATGCCGGAGTAATTATTGATGAAACAGGTGAACCCAAAGCAACACGCGTTTTTGGGCCAGTGGCGCGTGAGTTAAGGGATAAAAATTATTTAAAGATAATATCTTTAGCACCGGAAGTGGTATAA
- the rplX gene encoding 50S ribosomal protein L24, with amino-acid sequence MIIIKKKDKVKIVSGEDRGKVGEVLKVIPEENRIIIAKINMVKRHLRRSQNDPGGIREKEAPVHISNVMLVCPKCEQPSRPKIDKMSDGKKVRICRKCNEMIM; translated from the coding sequence ATGATTATTATTAAGAAAAAAGATAAGGTAAAAATTGTTTCAGGTGAAGATCGCGGTAAGGTCGGGGAAGTATTGAAAGTTATTCCTGAAGAAAATCGTATTATCATTGCAAAAATTAATATGGTAAAACGTCATCTTCGCAGGAGCCAGAACGATCCCGGAGGTATCCGCGAAAAAGAAGCGCCGGTGCATATCAGCAACGTAATGCTTGTATGCCCGAAATGCGAACAACCGTCACGGCCTAAGATTGACAAAATGTCTGACGGAAAAAAAGTGCGTATTTGTCGTAAATGCAATGAAATGATTATGTGA
- the rplE gene encoding 50S ribosomal protein L5, with the protein MVVPRLKELYEKEIVSRIKEQMKYDNALQVPRLEKVVLNIGLSEAKENIKVIDAMTADFMAMTGQKPQVTRAKKSISNFKLRAGVPIGLKVTLRGSMMYEFLDRFITAATPRIRDFNGLPTTGFDGKGNYNVGIKEHHIFPEVDLTKSDKARGLNITICTTANEDEPARLLLEFLGIPFKKIKKKVEKIEK; encoded by the coding sequence ATGGTTGTTCCACGGTTAAAAGAATTGTATGAAAAAGAAATTGTTTCAAGAATAAAGGAACAAATGAAATATGATAACGCGCTTCAGGTGCCGCGTTTAGAAAAAGTTGTGTTAAACATCGGGTTATCCGAAGCAAAGGAAAATATTAAGGTTATTGATGCGATGACCGCGGATTTTATGGCAATGACAGGGCAGAAGCCACAGGTTACCCGCGCGAAAAAGTCGATATCTAACTTTAAACTCCGTGCTGGCGTGCCGATAGGGTTGAAGGTTACTTTGCGGGGAAGTATGATGTACGAATTTCTTGACCGGTTTATCACAGCGGCAACGCCGCGAATCCGAGATTTTAACGGGTTGCCTACAACTGGGTTTGACGGTAAAGGGAATTATAACGTCGGGATTAAGGAACACCATATTTTCCCTGAAGTTGATCTTACAAAATCGGATAAAGCAAGAGGATTGAATATCACAATTTGCACAACAGCAAACGAAGATGAGCCGGCAAGGTTATTGCTTGAATTTTTAGGGATACCGTTTAAGAAGATTAAGAAAAAAGTTGAGAAAATTGAAAAATAA
- a CDS encoding type Z 30S ribosomal protein S14: MSTTAQYAKNLKPKKYAVRYHNRCRLCGRPRGYIRDFGLCRICFRILAHRGELPGIMRSSW; the protein is encoded by the coding sequence ATGTCAACGACAGCGCAGTACGCGAAAAACTTGAAGCCCAAAAAGTATGCGGTTAGGTATCATAACCGTTGCAGGTTATGTGGACGGCCAAGAGGGTATATTCGTGATTTTGGGTTATGCCGTATTTGTTTCAGGATATTGGCACACCGTGGTGAATTGCCGGGTATCATGCGGTCAAGCTGGTAA
- the rpsH gene encoding 30S ribosomal protein S8 — translation MSCSTDPIADMFAMISNANRNKAEKVDIPSSKYKTEIAQLFKNEGYIANFKVIEDRKQGILRVFMKYTPEGYGVIQNLKRVSKPGLRIYRTKKGMPWVYRGLGTAIVTTSRGIFTDKDCRRLGVGGEIIGFIW, via the coding sequence GTGAGTTGTTCAACAGATCCTATTGCCGATATGTTTGCTATGATATCCAACGCAAACAGAAATAAGGCGGAGAAAGTGGATATTCCGTCATCAAAGTATAAGACGGAGATTGCGCAGTTATTTAAAAATGAAGGCTATATCGCTAATTTTAAGGTAATAGAGGATAGAAAACAGGGTATCCTCCGCGTGTTCATGAAGTATACACCGGAAGGGTATGGGGTTATACAAAACCTTAAACGCGTATCTAAGCCGGGTCTAAGAATATACAGGACAAAAAAAGGTATGCCATGGGTATACAGAGGATTGGGGACTGCTATTGTTACCACCTCACGCGGAATATTTACGGATAAGGATTGCCGGAGGTTGGGTGTTGGCGGAGAAATTATAGGATTTATTTGGTAA
- the rplF gene encoding 50S ribosomal protein L6, producing the protein MEKKQVLKLSRVGKKPIIIPAGVQVSITGSEVKVKGPKGELKFAFNDKIKVSVKETEVLVETTHNDAKVRALHGLTRALINNMIIGTTQEFKKALELQGVGYRATMKSDKELELVGIFSSHPVKFEVPAGVKLLIEKNIITITGIDKYLVGETAARIRKIRPPEPYQGTGIRYVGEYIRRKVGKAVTGTAAATGGGKK; encoded by the coding sequence ATGGAAAAAAAACAGGTATTAAAACTCAGTCGCGTAGGTAAGAAACCTATTATTATCCCCGCGGGGGTACAGGTAAGCATTACCGGCAGCGAAGTTAAGGTCAAAGGGCCGAAGGGCGAACTTAAGTTTGCGTTCAACGATAAAATAAAGGTAAGCGTAAAAGAGACTGAAGTTTTGGTTGAAACAACGCATAACGACGCTAAAGTCAGGGCGTTACACGGCCTTACCCGCGCGTTGATTAATAATATGATAATTGGTACGACGCAGGAGTTTAAGAAAGCGTTGGAGTTACAGGGAGTAGGTTATCGTGCAACTATGAAGTCAGATAAGGAACTTGAACTTGTTGGTATCTTTTCATCGCATCCTGTGAAGTTCGAAGTTCCTGCTGGCGTAAAATTGTTGATAGAAAAAAATATTATCACTATTACCGGTATTGACAAGTATCTGGTAGGCGAAACCGCAGCGCGTATACGTAAAATTCGCCCGCCGGAACCTTATCAGGGAACGGGTATACGGTATGTCGGAGAATACATACGCCGTAAGGTTGGTAAGGCGGTGACCGGTACAGCAGCGGCAACGGGTGGAGGTAAGAAGTAA
- the rplR gene encoding 50S ribosomal protein L18, which yields MSEFSVAKKRFGFRKARVRNKISGTSERPRLTVSATLKHIYAQIVDDTQGITLAAASTLSPELKGKMKSSGNKEAAGMVGQLIADKAKQKSIAKVVFDRGGRPYHGRVKELAEAVRKNGLQF from the coding sequence ATGAGCGAATTTTCAGTAGCAAAAAAAAGGTTTGGTTTTCGCAAGGCGCGGGTACGGAATAAAATTTCGGGTACATCGGAACGTCCGAGGTTGACGGTATCGGCAACATTGAAGCATATATATGCGCAGATTGTTGATGATACACAAGGTATCACTTTAGCAGCGGCATCAACTTTATCGCCTGAATTAAAGGGTAAGATGAAAAGTTCAGGGAATAAAGAAGCTGCTGGTATGGTAGGACAACTTATCGCGGATAAAGCAAAACAAAAATCAATCGCAAAAGTTGTGTTTGACCGCGGTGGCAGGCCATATCATGGTAGAGTAAAAGAGTTGGCAGAAGCCGTAAGAAAAAACGGGTTGCAGTTTTAG
- the rpsE gene encoding 30S ribosomal protein S5, with protein MVDYKKSNNSGQDDSLAETVVAVNRVTKVVKGGKRMSFSALVVVGDKHGSVGCGLGKAAEVQLSIQKATTHAKKNLVKVNLSNTTIPHEVLSKFGACRILLRPAGPGTGVIAGGGVRAVLEAVGIKDILSKSLGSTNPINTVYATIQGLKMLRTPQIVAQTLGKQEEKGI; from the coding sequence TTGGTAGATTATAAGAAAAGTAACAACAGCGGTCAGGATGATTCTTTGGCAGAAACGGTTGTCGCAGTTAACCGTGTAACCAAAGTTGTAAAAGGTGGAAAACGTATGTCGTTCAGCGCGTTAGTAGTTGTTGGCGACAAACACGGTAGTGTTGGATGCGGGTTGGGTAAAGCAGCTGAAGTGCAGTTGTCTATACAGAAAGCAACAACACATGCAAAAAAGAATTTGGTTAAAGTTAACCTCAGTAACACAACGATCCCGCATGAAGTATTAAGCAAGTTTGGCGCATGCCGAATACTTCTGCGTCCCGCAGGACCGGGGACTGGCGTTATTGCTGGGGGTGGTGTCCGTGCGGTACTCGAAGCTGTTGGAATAAAGGATATATTAAGTAAATCGTTGGGTAGTACAAATCCGATTAATACAGTTTACGCGACAATCCAGGGGCTTAAGATGTTACGTACGCCTCAAATTGTTGCGCAAACTTTAGGTAAACAGGAAGAAAAAGGGATTTAA
- the rplO gene encoding 50S ribosomal protein L15, protein MDLSKLVTPKGATHRTKRFGRGYGSGHGKTSGRGMRGQRCRSGGGPRPGFEGGQMPLIRRIPKRGFSHLKFEAGVLSIVNLSDIVKKCAGVAEVTPEIMYSKGLAKLNSAIKVLGNGEIKEKVVIKAHAFSKTAQEKIAATGGTADVVK, encoded by the coding sequence ATGGATTTAAGTAAACTTGTAACACCGAAAGGTGCAACGCATAGGACAAAAAGGTTTGGTCGCGGGTATGGCAGCGGGCATGGTAAAACATCAGGACGCGGGATGCGCGGGCAACGGTGCCGTTCCGGTGGCGGGCCCCGTCCGGGATTTGAAGGCGGGCAGATGCCGCTTATTCGCAGAATACCGAAAAGAGGGTTTAGTCATTTAAAGTTTGAAGCTGGTGTTTTGTCAATAGTAAATCTTAGCGATATCGTAAAGAAATGCGCGGGTGTCGCAGAGGTAACTCCAGAAATTATGTATTCCAAAGGATTGGCTAAGCTCAATTCCGCGATCAAAGTGTTGGGAAACGGCGAAATTAAGGAAAAAGTTGTTATCAAAGCACACGCTTTCTCAAAAACTGCGCAGGAAAAAATTGCTGCTACTGGCGGCACGGCAGATGTTGTGAAGTGA